The Meriones unguiculatus strain TT.TT164.6M chromosome 3, Bangor_MerUng_6.1, whole genome shotgun sequence genomic sequence GTTAGGAAGGCTGCGTAGGGTTCAGGAAGAAGATGTTTTTGTTGGAAGGATCCCTGGGTTCTGATAGGGTAGGCAGATGAAGCTCTATGCCCTTCGCAGAGGCCTGCCTTATTCTGTACTGCTCCACCCTCTATCTAAAACAGGCAAGGAGCCCTGATGAGCCTGGGCAGAACTGGGCAAGTGTGCCCCCTAACAAGGATGCTAAAATAAGACCCTATAGGGTTTCCAGCCTGGAACCGGTTTTCCAGAATGCAACAGATGCAGTCAGCTTCTTGGCCCTGATTTTCTACTGTATGTTAAACACTGGGGAAAGGGGCACACTAGCAGCCAGAGACAGGAGTTTCTAGCTTCTGATAGGCATCCCCTCCAGGGGAAGGATTTGGTGTTTGCCATCTACATCTGCCGGTTGATCCCCACTGCTAGGTGCAAGCTTCAAGGTGAGGAgccaaggagaaagaaaggaggctgaCAGTCTCTGCTAGCACCTTCCAGGACTGGTTTTAAGCACaagtgtctgtttgtttgtttgtttgtttgtttgtttgtttgttttttcagcccCAGATGTGATTAAAGGCAAAGAGTGGACCACAGTCtacttgcatgcacacacttgctGCTGCCTGGTCCTGAAGGGTTGTTAACAAAGGTGTCCAGGATCCTCTTGAATGAGtttccactcatttcctgtctctGGTGCAGGCGACCCACATAGAGCATAGAAAGCTAGCACTGCCGGGCAAATGGGGGGAGAGGAGAAAGTACCCACAGTTCTTCCCAATCCCCCTCCTAAAGGTCTAATAGACCCAAAGCAGGTGGTCCCAGACCTGCTGGTCAGGTGGGCTGCTGTGGGAGTGATGACAAGCTGGTGAACACCCTGTCCAGGAGTACTGGCAGGGAGAGCTGTTCGGACTGACTTCCCACCTCGCTCTCTGAGGTAACACCTCAGGTCTTATCTTACCTGTATTTACTTGTCATCTGAAATGTGACTCCGGGTTCACTGAGCCACAACAATGGTCGGACCCATTCTTCACAGTAACGTCCCTGCAGTTCTGTGTTTGTTTGGAGTATGTGGAAGATAGGATTCCAAGATTCCGGTTAGAGGCAGGGAAAGGTCACCAGGAGAAGCTTTGTAAAGTTAGAGCCCCAAGTGTCACCTTCTGGCACCCTCCAGTCTAAATCAAAGCAAGAAAGCAGGTCCCCAGAGGGTGGAGGGGCATGAAGTCTGCTGGGATGGATGGAGGAAGCAGCCTGAACCAGAGCATTGAAAGGAAGCTGGACTTCCCAGCTGGTAATTAGTAACTTCTTTTACCGGCTGTATTGTGGCTAATTACAGGCAAAGTTCAGTGTTTGTTATCAAGACCTGTAAGTGAGGACTTCCTGAGGTTGTGGGATTTTAGAACTCCAGGCAGGCCAGGTGGGTTTAGCTGGTGTCCAGGGTCCTGatggccccacccccaccccgacctGGGCTTACTATGCTTGTTTGGGGCTCTCAGGCCTGCCCCAGGAGCCCTAAATTCACCAAGGCTGTCTTTAGAACCCGCAGTTGACACTCTGCCAGGACGACAGGATATGACACACTTAGGCCTGTGCCACATTATAGGCAGTGGTAGGTTTCTGCACATTTTGGTTCTGCGCAGAAGcatccttctctggcctcttcGGATGCAGAAGAGAGGAAGGCGCATTCAAGTCTGCCCGGGAGAACAGAGCCTCCAGGCCTCCGGGCATCCCATAGCCTCTAGCTTTCAAATTGTCTAATTCTTCCTGCATCTGAAATAAGAGCTGGGCAGCGGGGTGGGGAGATGGGGACTCAAGGCCAGGGGACTGGCAGCTGCCCTGTCCGACGGCTGGTCGCAGCGCCGCCTCAGGTACCTGAGCTTCGCACAAGTTGACTCTCCGCATCTGCACACCTAGCGGACAAACTCGGGCGCTCAGACCAGGCAGGCTTCTCCAAAGCGGGGATAGGGTGGTGTGGGTGGCTGCCGGCAAGATTCGCCAGTCCTTTCACCTTGCGAAGGTCTGCTCCCCGcactccttcccccttcttctaggatgacctccccccgcccccctccGCTAAGTAGCGACTTCTCGGCTGCCTCGCCTATTTTCAAAGTTTCTGTATTTGGAGAAACCGACAGAGCGCGGCCACATCCCGCTTCTCCAAGCTCAGGGAGGCCAGCCATTTCCAGAGGATCAGTTGGCAGCAAGTGGGGCCAAGGGGACGACGCACCCCGTAACCTGGGTGTCGACCCACGCGTTGATTTATCCGAGCACTTCAGCCAAATTCGTCCCACGGAGGTGCtgtagagccagccactgaagaAAGGCGGCTCGCTCTAGACTGTCCCCTGGCCCCGGGCCTCCTTCCCCGCCGCCCCAGCTGGAGAAACGCAATCCCGGAGTTGCTTTTGTTAAAGGGGGGTCGGGGTGGGGAGACGTATCTCGGATGCAAAACCGGGTGTCAGACAGCTGTAAACCGGTGTCGGCAGGTTGTCAAAAGCCGCGGGGGCCGGTTGGGAAGGAGCCTGAGGCCTCCGGACCCACACCAGCAGACGGGCCGCGCGCGCCCACCGGAGGAGGAGGTGGCCCGGCGGGCGCGGGGCACCACGTGCTCGCCGTGAGGGGCGGGAGCGGCCAGCGAGGGCGGGCTGGAGGCAGGGAGGGGGCGGGAGGGGAGCCAGGGGCGGGGCCTGTGCTCAAGGGGATGCCAATCAAAGCATCAACTTCAAATTGTGTCTGAGAGCCCCGCCGCCGAGCGGAGGGCGGCCGCCGCAGTCGGCGCGCGATCTCGGATCCGGGCGCAGCCGGGAGCCGGGCGCCGCCAGAGAGCACTGGCCCGAACCGCCGAGAGCGGCCCCCGCCCCCGAGTCGCGGCTCGTCGGTGCCCAGCCGGCCGCCTGGCCCGCGCTCTTACTGTTGCCCTCCACCTCCGCCCAGCCCGCGGACATGTCCTTCCCGCAGCTGGGCTACCCGCAGTACCTCAGCGCCGCGGGCCCGGGCGCCTACGGCGGAGAGCGCCCTGGGGTGCTGGCTGCGGCCGCGGCTGCTGCGGCCGCAGCCTCGTCGGGCCGGCCGGGCACCGCGGAGCTGGGAGCAGGCGCGGGAGCGGCCGCGGTCACCTCGGTGCTGGGCATGTACGCCGCGGCGGGACCGTACGCGGGCGCACCCAACTACAACGCCTTCCTGCCCTACGCCGCGGACCTTAGCCTCTTCTCtcagatggtgagtgctcccGCCTCCCGCGAGCCCTCCTGGCCGGCGCCCGGGGACAGCGGGGGCGGCTGGCCGGAGGGGGGGCAGAGGACCCGCAGGCGGTGTCTGGGAAGGGCCCCTCCGAAGGGATCCGGTGGCGGAGACCCCGTTCCCTGGGGACTCGGGAGCGCGCGGAGCACGGCGCAGTGACCGCCGCGGTCGTGGGAGACTGAAGAGCGGAGGCAGAAAGAGGATAGCGAGCGAGTGGAGAGAAGCCTCTGGAGCCAGCCCAGGAAGGCGGCTGCAGGTCCCCGGCAGAATCGCCCGGCGCGGCCAGTGCGGCAGGCAGGCCCGCCGGGCTCCCGCAGCCGGGGACGCTCTACCAACACCGCCCTGGCCTCGCCCGAGTGCTGCTACAGCTTTCCCTCGGGCTCAGGGGTCCTTCCTTCTCCCTGTTTGGCACAGCAGAGATAGTTGCCCTCGACTTTGCCAAAAGGCACCGGTCAAACCTAGTAGAGCTGGTCACAAACATCATAACAAACAATAGACATCCGCACGGAGAGCGGTCTGTTATGGCGTGCGTAGGGATCCTGGCGATCAGAGATTAAGAAACACTAAGTTGACACAAATTCTGGCTTCCGAAACGCTGTTTGCCTTTACTTTCGTAAGTTGCcaaacttttcatttcatttgaacCGAAAAAGAAGCACTTTCTTTCCCGAGTTACATAAGGGAGAATTAAAGGAACAGTGTCCTAGGACTTAAAATAAACGGTGGCCTCCCGTCTCCTGTCTCAGTGGGTgtcaggtgggggagggggtgaatTTACTTCTTCCGCAGGAGCTTTGGGCAGTCTGTCCTTCTGAATGATCAATTTTTCCTGGTCTGGCTGAAAGGAAGGGCTGCGTAAACTTGAGGCCGCTGGCAAATTGTGAGTCTGGCACGGGGTTTTCGGCGGGCAGTCCCCTGCAGCCCCGCTATCGTTTGGGTGGTGCAATTTCCAAGAACCCCGAATTATCTCGTCTCCGGAAAAACAAAGCAGACGGGACCCCCTATAAAAGGTTGGCTTCCAACTGTGCAGAAGCAAAGCGGCCGGCGCGTTCTCCCGAACTTTTCTTGCAGTTTAGAAAGAAAGCCTATTTGTCAGTGGTCAGGCCAGCCGCCTTTCGGATACTTCCCAGCCAGGCAGAGCAGCCCCCATTTTGTTCGGAGAGCCAGTGTGCCCCCGGAGCGAAGAGAGATTTACAAGGTGTCCTTTCACAAAAACAACTCCCACCAGATCGGGGCCGAAATTTCCCCTTTACGGttccaactgaaaaaaaatttgaaaagcgAAAAGTAAATTTTCTAAGAACGAGGCACAAACGAATTCTGGCCACAGAAGCCTTTCAGGCGCGGCCCTGATTACTAAACTAATTAGTCAAAGAAATAGGTTTTTAATAACTTTCTTAGGGCTCCGGCTTCTTCTTCGCTAACCTGGATTAACtggattcttttattttattttatttttttaatggaggatgaaaggttatttatttatttatgcgcGTATTTTTTAACTGAAATTTTGAATACAGATGTGAGCCATTTGGGGATTCTGCCTGTGTGcttgagggggagggagggtctgcTCCCATTGTGGGGAGGTAAGGAGGGTCCACGGGAGGCCTTTGCTGTTGCTTAGTTTTGCTTTCTCTTTAAaccaaagacaaaataaaattccTCCCCAAAGGTGTTTGTGTTACCTCCAGGTCTCCTACCGGGTTTTTGGAAAGTAAGCCTAAATCCAAACCCTCAGCTGAGGCCTAGCTTCCCAATCTTTTATGATCCCGTATTTGGAACCCAAAAGATAAAATTGTGAGTGAGCGGCTGCCTGGGCAATTTATGGTAATAATGAGGCCTAATGAGGCTGTTAGAAAGATAAAATGTTATTTACCAAAAAAACCTGATGGGATAATTTGACTTGCTGTGTTTTACTACTGATGATAAAAAGAATATTGATTGCAAATAAATCATGGCCTCTAAATGCCTGCAAACAGTTTCTGTTTGCTCGGCTGCAGATCAAAGTCAAACTTAAGAGATAAAGTAGCCAAGAAGAGGCCCAGGAAACTGAACCGGTTCCCCTGAGTTGCAGCCTGTGGCTCCGGGGCCTGGTGTTAATATTTTACCGGATAAACTCTCCTTTTGTATTTAAAAGAATGTGTTTTGTCATTGTTACTGAGGATGGCCaggattaaattttaaattatccgTCACCACTACACAATCCTATGTGTGAACGAACCATTATATGGAGAATAATTTGGGAGGCGAAAGGAGGACCCTGCTTTCATTTTAAATTGCTGGTGAATTTAGACTGAGGAGTGCCCTAGCTGGTTTATTTTGATTGAATCCttcagggtggagaggaggggcCTTGAGTTCTGAGTGCTTCACTTTGGAAAAACTGTTTCATCAGCCTACATGAAAGGTTTTCCCCTCCAGCTACAGTAAGCCGAACTTGAAAATCTGAATTTTGCGAAAGGGTGGTGTTGGGGACCAAGGGTCCTGGGAAGACTCCCGTGGGCACAGGGCTTCTAGAAGTTTTTCCAGAGTGAACcacaattttgttgttgttgttgatcagTGGAGATCCGGCTTCTGCAATTCAGTTTAAGATCCCAGCTGCCTTGATTCTCCAAGTATtgctgcgtgtgtgtgcacgcgcgcgtgttcctgtgtgtgtgttctttttctgACCCTGGTGAATCAGTTGTCCCAGAGGCCCCCAGGGTCCACGGGAGCGCGGGTCTTCCCTTTCTAACTCCTGGAACTCATctgtccttttctccctccatgtcttctctctctcctctctcttgctctgcgGTTGCGGCAGGGCTCTCAGTATGAACTAAAGGACAACCCCGGGGTGCACCCAGCCACCTTCGCAGCCCACACGACGCCTGCTTATTACCCCTATGGCCAGTTCCAATACGGGGATCCCGGGCGGCCCAAGAACGCTACCCGCGAGAGCACCAGCACGCTGAAGGCCTGGCTCAACGAACACCGCAAGAACCCGTACCCCACCAAGGGCGAGAAGATCATGCTGGCCATCATTACCAAGATGACCCTCACGCAGGTCTCCACCTGGTTCGCCAACGCGCGCAGGCGCCTCAAGAAGGAGAACAAAGTGACTTGGGGGGCGCGCAGCAAGGACCAGGAAGAGGGCAACCTCTTTGGCAGCGACACAGAGGGCGATCCCGAGAAGGTTGAGGACGACGAGGAGATCGACCTGGAGAGCATTGACATTGACCAGATTGACGAGCGTGATGGCGACCAGAGCAACGAAGACGAGGAGGACAAGGCAGAGGCTCCGAGGGCGCGCATAGTCCCTCCCACCCCAGTTAGGGACCAGAGTTCACCACTGTCTGCCGCTGAGACACTCAAGTCCCAGGATTCGCCCTTAGGCCTGGCTAAGGAGGTCTCGGAGCCTGGCAGCACCCGCCTGCTGAGTCCTGGCGCCGCGGCGGTCGGCCTGCAGGGCGCGCCTCACAACAAGCCCAAGATCTGGTCGCTGGCCGAGACAGCCACTAGCCCCGACGGTGCGCCTAAGGCGTCTCCCCCGCCACCCCCTAGCCACCCCAGCGCACACGGGCCTGCCAGCGGCTCGCCCCTGCAGCACCCGGCCTTCCTGCCCAGCCACGGACTGTACACCTGTCACATAGGCAAGTTTTCCAACTGGACCAACGGCGCGTTCCTAGCGCAGGGCTCGCTGCTCAACATGCGCTCCTTCCTGGGCGTCGGCGCGCCGCACGCAGCCCCTCACGGCCCACACCTGACCGCACCGCCGCCCCCGCAGCCGCCGGTCCAGGTTGCCGCCGGGGTGCTCCACGGTGAGAAGGCCTCCGCCCGTAGCAGTCCTGCACTTCCAGGTACCGAGCCAAAGGTTGTCTCAGCTTACTGGCTCCCAGGCAGAGACCTAGAGTTGAGTGTGTGACGGTGGTGGGCAGGGGTGCCTAACGTAAGGGGCTAGGCCTAGGTTCTCTCTGAGAAGCGGGGTTGCACCCAAGGGCTTGTCCCAGGGAGGGGTGGGCGCGAGTGCTGGTCTCAGAAAATCTACCTGAGCTTTATCGGTGAATCTGGGCATAGGGGCCCTTCCAACCGGCGCACCCCGCTACCTATATAGCTTTCCCCCTAACCTTGCGCATTTTCTGTTCCCTCGCAGAGAGAGACCTAGTCCCCAGGCCGGATTCGCCCCCACAGCAGTTAAAGTCGCCCTTCCAGCCCGTGCGCGACAAGTGAGTGCCTTTTGCTTTTGCCCTGGGGCGGGATGGTTGTGGCAGTGCGGGTCCAGCCGCAAAGTTGGAGAGCGCCACCCGTCCAGCCAGCTCCAGTTCCGGAGTGGAAACCCCGACGGGAGGCGGTCTCGCTCCAGCCCCGGCTCTGCCGGAAGAAGCTGCGGCTCGGTGGCGCTGGACCTGTCTACTCATTGCCGTGTCTTCTTGCTGTGTTTCCCGTGCAGCTCGCTGGCCCCGCAGGAGGGAACGCCTCGGATCCTCGCAGCCCTCCCGTCTGCCTGATGGAGGGTCTTTTACTTttgcggggggaggggaggggggaggggaaagggagggacgAGACGAGGGAAGAATTAAGACAAATATTTGAGACTTGTGTAAAGGACAAACGTGACGGCGGCGTCAGTGATCCTCACGCATCGTTCTCTGCAGAAAGGGGCTCATCCTGCCTAAGCGCTGGAGGGGAGGGCAGGTTCTGCCCGCCTCTCAGGTTGATTATCCGATTCGGTAAATGCACCCCCTGTGTTtgtgtcttttctttgtttctttttcccctcCCTTACTGTATATAGCGTGATTTCAGATTGTAAATAGCGCGTCAGCGAACTTGTTTAAATCATATATTTTTGTCTAATAAACTAAATGAAACTATGTCCACGCTGCTTCAACTGTTTGTCCCTGTGCTCCTGTGTTGGGGCgggtgggggaggaagggcaTATACAGGGGGCTGTGGTTATGCCAGAGACTCCTTTGCGATCGGGGCCTGGGAACAGCGTTTCCACTGAACAAGGCACTGTGTCAGGCAGACAGTCTTTCCATGGGGCTGCTGGTTGAATTTGCTCATTTTGCTCCTAGGCCAGTTTCTTGTTGGCAGTTTGAATCTTCGCCACGCTCAGACAAGCGTTTATCTGGAGCAGCCTTTCTCAGAACGCAAATGGGTTCAATTTTAGGCAGTTTACAAAAAACGATGTTTTAAAGTGGATTAAAATGGGGGAAAATGAAGAGAATTTCCAACCTCGCTCCCAAAGGGGAACTTCGGGCTCGAAATCAATTACTCACTAGTTGTGTGAGCGGTGCGTTTTGGAGGAGGGTCGTTTTCTGGGCAGAGCGTGGACGTAATGGAGTATGAAATATTGCTCGCTATGTGTTTATTTACTTGGTTAAGTGTAGAAAGGAGAAAACGGAAGGTTCTTTTAAAGATCCTCGGAAGACGAGCGAGATGGGATGCGGTTCCGGTCCCGGAGTTCCCTGCGCTTGTGATTCAAGATGCCGCATTGGCTTCAGAGAAAGAGGCGCGGGTAAATGTGGGGGTGAAGGGTGGTTGTAGTGGAGGGGCTGCCAAGGGCGCGTCTCTAAACCCGGGTAGGACGATCTGCGACCGCGCACCAACGGAAGCCCCGGACAAATAGTCCCCCAGCAGCCGGAGTCCCACGCTGGAGCAACTGGAGCAACAAAGCGGGAAGGCGCTGGCGCCCAGCACGCTGGAAAGGAGCTTTGAAAGCCACAGCGAGAGTTAGGAGCCCTGCCACGCCCGGCTTTGCGGCTTCAGGGGCCGGCCGCGCGCGGCACTCTCCTGAACCATGAGAGGCTCCGATAACCCGACTCTGATGACTGAGGAATTCGTGACGACTGTGCGTGCAAACATTGAAATTGCCTAAGGGGGTGTAAACTGAAGGAGAAGCAGGCTTAGTGGGGAAAGTTTAAGCTGGGGAGCCCCTCCCCAGCTTGGGCTCAGCTCTTCGCAGCTGCCAAGGAAACTTGCTCTATCCCCATGCTGCTCAGAACAgtcagtgtgcgtgtgtgtgtgtgtgtgtgtgtgttgcctgccaTGCCACACTGCACTAGGGGcatgctccctttcctcctcagttCTTCCTGTTCTTGCCCACCGGATGGGTGAGGATTGGGCTTCTGGACCTCCAGACTGGAAAAAGAGGCTGAGAGCCGCTGCCAAGGCAAGTAGCTCTACCTCGCGTGGGAGTCCACGCGCCATGAATGCTAGGCTGAGGGCGCAGCTGAGGAGCCGGGCAGCCCAGCTAGGCAGACTTCGGTCCAGTAGACTCCCTCTGCTGAGCCGGTGGAGCTCCGAGGTCTGAATGGACATGCTCGAGGCGCCCTCTATGGTCCGAAAGCAGAATGGGGCCTTGACCCCTGCCTTCGGTGTTTCTGAGACTCCTTGACACTCTGGGCCAGCTGGGCCTTGGGGCTCCCTGGGCAAGAGTGTGGATTTGTAGTGACAAGGCTTAAGGCTTGTTCCTGGGATCAAtcatgtgtgtgagcgtgtgtgcggTGTGTGTCTGGGGG encodes the following:
- the Irx1 gene encoding iroquois-class homeodomain protein IRX-1, coding for MSFPQLGYPQYLSAAGPGAYGGERPGVLAAAAAAAAAASSGRPGTAELGAGAGAAAVTSVLGMYAAAGPYAGAPNYNAFLPYAADLSLFSQMGSQYELKDNPGVHPATFAAHTTPAYYPYGQFQYGDPGRPKNATRESTSTLKAWLNEHRKNPYPTKGEKIMLAIITKMTLTQVSTWFANARRRLKKENKVTWGARSKDQEEGNLFGSDTEGDPEKVEDDEEIDLESIDIDQIDERDGDQSNEDEEDKAEAPRARIVPPTPVRDQSSPLSAAETLKSQDSPLGLAKEVSEPGSTRLLSPGAAAVGLQGAPHNKPKIWSLAETATSPDGAPKASPPPPPSHPSAHGPASGSPLQHPAFLPSHGLYTCHIGKFSNWTNGAFLAQGSLLNMRSFLGVGAPHAAPHGPHLTAPPPPQPPVQVAAGVLHGEKASARSSPALPERDLVPRPDSPPQQLKSPFQPVRDNSLAPQEGTPRILAALPSA